One Solidesulfovibrio fructosivorans JJ] genomic window carries:
- a CDS encoding polysaccharide deacetylase family protein: MRPRIPAALGGFFLIASILLAACPPQAAAQGLTSATKGVPLPGKGPRAYLAIVIDDLPNLALWSKLASDSDAYGIKTTLAVNTAKATADDYAVMAKHVANGHEIADHTRDHVPVAPGDVIRLRYYNPAAKSAYAAVDPAAAKLRIFVNDKPEPVAEYDLSENGPTPNLKKLVEALNNTRGVAAELGDTYYANIHAAFLSKTDKLDIFFKNGLVPLYVDIAQNARYEMENGKKDIETGLPGYACTSMVYPFLVTDAVSRKITSELGMNIGRVGPAGNVALGSPDGYNLYRVFAEKPRDLFGTNPASPEFKTKLEAFLKKLDEVGGIGCLYSHGPGEFTNEQWETLLPMLAKHKEIAFVTLRDLAKYVTTTATLKDGRYYLAQGGSGK; the protein is encoded by the coding sequence ATGCGACCGCGCATTCCCGCCGCCCTTGGCGGCTTTTTCCTTATAGCGTCCATCCTGTTGGCCGCCTGCCCGCCCCAGGCCGCCGCCCAGGGCCTCACCAGCGCCACCAAGGGCGTGCCCCTGCCCGGCAAGGGCCCCCGAGCCTACCTCGCCATCGTCATCGACGACCTGCCCAACCTGGCCCTCTGGTCGAAACTCGCCAGCGACAGCGACGCCTACGGCATCAAAACCACCCTGGCCGTCAATACCGCCAAGGCCACGGCCGACGACTACGCCGTCATGGCCAAACACGTGGCCAACGGCCACGAGATCGCCGACCATACCCGCGACCACGTCCCCGTGGCCCCCGGCGACGTCATCCGGCTGCGCTACTACAACCCCGCAGCCAAATCCGCCTATGCCGCCGTCGACCCGGCCGCCGCCAAACTGCGCATCTTCGTCAACGACAAGCCCGAACCCGTGGCCGAATACGACCTGTCCGAAAACGGCCCCACCCCCAACCTCAAAAAGCTCGTCGAAGCCCTCAACAATACCCGCGGCGTCGCCGCCGAACTCGGCGACACCTACTACGCCAATATCCACGCCGCCTTCCTGTCCAAAACCGACAAGCTAGACATCTTCTTCAAAAACGGCCTGGTGCCGCTCTACGTCGATATCGCCCAAAACGCCCGCTACGAGATGGAAAACGGGAAAAAGGACATCGAAACCGGACTCCCCGGCTACGCCTGCACCTCCATGGTCTACCCCTTCCTGGTCACCGACGCCGTCTCCCGCAAGATCACCAGCGAACTGGGCATGAACATCGGCCGCGTCGGCCCGGCCGGCAACGTCGCCCTGGGCTCCCCCGACGGCTACAACCTCTACCGCGTCTTCGCCGAGAAACCCCGCGACCTCTTCGGCACGAACCCCGCCAGCCCCGAATTCAAAACGAAGCTCGAAGCCTTTCTCAAAAAGCTCGACGAAGTGGGCGGCATCGGCTGCCTCTACTCCCACGGCCCCGGCGAATTCACCAACGAACAATGGGAAACCCTGCTGCCCATGCTGGCCAAACACAAGGAAATCGCCTTCGTCACACTGCGCGACCTGGCCAAATACGTCACCACCACCGCGACCCTCAAGGACGGCCGGTACTACCTGGCCCAAGGCGGCAGCGGGAAGTAA